The genomic segment TCTCGCCTCCTGTGGTATGACGGATATATACCAGCAGCTGGTCATCATCAGCAAAGCTGCCGTTGACTGCTCTTGTCACGAGGCGCTGTGAGTTCAGACTGGTTTCCAACAGCAGGGGTGTCTTCCCATTGCCCGACAGGGTGTCGTTCATGTTTTCATCGCTGGCACATCCTGTCAGCATCAGCGCTATACCAATATATAATATGTTTCTTTTCTTCATCATGTGCATTGTTGCTTAGAACCAAACATTCTCACTGGCATTTACCTTTTTCCAATCAGTCAGTGTGGCTGAGACCTTGAGCTTTGTTTTCTGCAGGTTCAGCGCATAAACATAGTGCTCGCCCGACTTCCATGCGGTGATCTTCTCATTAGAGGTTTGATCCACAATCGAAGCCACGTCAGCGTAATAGACATCGGTCTCATCTGTTCCGTTTGTGATGGTGATGCGGAACTTCATGTCACTCAAATCCTGAGGCACGATGGCACTCAGACGTTTGTTGGCATCGTTGGCATCTTCGTCAAGTACATATTCGCCTGCCACACCCGTAGGAACAACCTCGCGTGTGCCCAGTGTCACGTCTCCAGTATTTTTCACATTTACCAGTTCCACCTTGGCTCCTGTCAGATTCACTTGATTATCACCTGATGATGCCGTGATGAGGTTCACTTCCACCTGTGCCATCATATAGCGGAAGTTCAGGTTGATGTTACCTTCGGTGGCGCAGATACCACCCTCAAAGAGTTTGGTGGTGGTGTGACCTGGTTCCTTGTTGGTGCATACTGCATCCTCGGCAATCTCCGGACGAGCAATCAGCAGGTCAGAAGGGAATGTTCCTTCTTGATAAGCCACATTATTGACCTTAATAATCTGCATGTCCATGGTTGCATCTTCGCCATCAACAACCTTTGCTGTCGTAGGCCATACACCACGGAACTGATAGTGCGTCAGGTGGTCGGGCCAATAGAGCTGAGGCGTCATCGTCCAGCCTGTGGCAGTTGCATAGCTCATCTCGGCATCCTTAGAATAGCCATTGTTGAGCGATGTACTGCGATAGAAATCGAAGGCTTTGTCGAAACTCTTTCCCTTGTCGCCATAGGCATTGTTCACGAGAATCTTGGGATGTTCCTCTGCTGCCTCTACGGTTGTCCAGTCCACCACGGTGGCAGATACCTGAATGTCGGTCTTGTTGACCGTCACCTTGATGATATAGTTCTTGCCCGCCTTGGTGAGGTCATCAGTATCATGGTCTGCAGCATTGATAACCGCACGAATCTTTTCGGAAGACACATAGTAGATGTTGTCGTCGGCATTGATTCTGATGATGTCAGCACCTTTTATGAAAGCGCTGCCTGGCATCACCAGTGCTTCTTTGGTCACGTTGTAACCGGTGGCGGCAGTGGCAGCCTGATACATGGTGACGCCCGTATTGTTACCTAATGTGACGGTACCATCAGTCACGTTTACCGTGCCGTTAGTATGTGCCCAGTCGAGCAGCGTCACCGTGGGATCATTGACAAACTTGCTATCAGCAAATCCCTCTCCAGCCTTGAGGCTTACGGTCACCTTACTCAAGGCATGGCGAAACTCCAATTGCTTGCCAGTGCCACGTGCATCAAACTTATAAGTATTATCAGCTTTTACATTATTTGATATCAGCAGATCTTTCTCGCTCCAACCAGTGGTTTGGTCGGCATTGACATCCCACACCAGTGCGGTATAGTCGGAAATCGCCGGCACCGTTGTCAGACCATTAACGGCTGCACCATAGATGGTAAGACCGGTGGTACGGCCGGTTGTGGCATTAGCAGGGTCGGCCATACCATAGTCGTCCCAATAGAGGACGGGTGTGAGCGACAGACCATTGCTTGTGTTTGTCGATAGTTCGGCTTCTGCCGTTGTGGTTTTCACCACTTCCTCTTGCGTGTGTCCTGTCCATGTGCCGCTCACCTGCAGGGCGATGGCTGTTCCCTTGGTCAATGCCTGATAGGTATCGCCGGCAGCACGCGTCATCACAGCATGACTGCCTTTCACAATGCCGGCAGACAACTGGATGGCATCGTTGGCACGAGGTGTGCCGTCGGTCAGCTCGTCGCTATTGTTGCAAGCAGTGAGCAACACCAGAGTCGTGATATATAAATAATGTTTAAGTCTCATTCTCTTTCTTATCTGATTTGAACATTGTCATCGCCAGCCTCCACGTCTTCCCAGTTGGCCAGTGTTGCAGAGAGCTTGGCAATGCCGGCCTTGGTGAGTTTGAAAGTGTAGGTGTACTTGTAGTTGGGTAACCAACGATTAATGACGTATTTCCCGTTGCCATTTTGAGGGTATGGATTGGCAATAAGGTTATTTCCAACTGTTGTGGCCACAACATCCTTCATCGTTACGATATACTGGTTGTTGTCGGCCGTGGTGATGGTGAGCATCACATCGTCGAGCGACTGTGGAATGAAGCCGTAGTGCCATGGAGTTTGGTTGTTGCCTGTCGTCTTCTCGTTGTTCACGGTCGCAGTACCATTGTCGGGAATTACGAGTCCATTACCCATCAGTACCTTACCTGTGGCGTGGATATTACTCAATTCCATCTTGGCATTAGTCAGGTCTACCTTATCGTCGTCTTCGGTGGTAGTCAACTTGATGTTGACATCGCTCATCATGTGGAACAATACCATGGTGATGGAACCCTCGGTAGGACCGATAGCCTTGAAAATCTGATGACTGGTGCTGCTGGCATCAAAGCCGTTCACATCGTGGTCATAGGTCAACTTACCTGATGTTGATGCAAAGGGTGCGCCCCAGCATACGTCTTTATAAGTATCACCGAAATCCGCCCTCAATGTGACATAGTCGCCATGTTCACTGTCAGCATTTACCTTCCAGCTGTCATCCGTCTTAGGCATTACTGTGCGGAAGTGGTAGAACGTCTTGTTGTCGGGCCAATACCAGGCGGTGTTTGTGGCCGAGGCGTCCTGTGCGGCATAGATACCTGAGTTCTGCGATGCCTCCACCAGCTGTGCTTTACTGTCGGTAAGACTGTAGCCTGTGTTCCACTCATAACTCTCGAATGCATCGTCGATGGTATCCGAGATGTTGCTGGCCCTGAACAGGTCGAAGTCGGCCTCTCCGGTCTTCTTGTTGTTGTTCTCAAGCAGAGACACCAGGATGCGGGCGTTGGTGGGTTCCATCTCGTCGGCTTCCACCGTTTCCCAGTCAACGACGGCAGCCGTAAAGTTGTCCATTTTCTTTTTGCCCACACTCATGGTAAACTCGTAATGCACACCGGGGCGCATCTTGTTGCCGTCAAGGGCCGGTGTTGTGCCGTCGCTCAGTGTTTTGCCAGCCAATGCCGTCATCAGCATCGACTTACTCATATGATAGAGGTTGTAATCGATGGTGAAGTAAATCTCGTCAGCATCAATGCTACTTAGGTCTGTACCAGGCACCATAAGTCCGTCCAGCACATAGGCATAGGTGCCATTGGTACTGCGATTATCCTCGGTCACTGCCAGTTGACTGATGGTCTCAGTGCCTGGCGTTGTCTGGAACTCGCCTTCGGTGATGTTAAAAGTGCCGCTGGTGTTGAAACCCTTGAGCACAATGTTCTCGTTTGCCTCGGTAAAGGCAAACGCATCTTTGTCTGTAAAACCCTCACCTTTCTTTATTTTAAAGGTGATGCGGGTCAGTGCGTGGTAAAAGACCAGTTTTCCGCTACCGAATTTTTTGTGCTCAGAACTGAACATCACGCGTTTGTCGTCAGTTTCGCTTAACTTCGCCACATTGTTGCTGAAGCAGAGGTCCTGACTGGCGATAAAGTTATCTTGATTCTGATTGCTAACTCCCTTTTTACGCAATGGCCACGTCAGGGTGGTGGCGCCATTATCCCTGTCCCAAATGTTATCGTATTGATAGGAATCAGCGATGGCCCAAGTCGTTGCATCTTTCGTCCCATTGGGGGTGCCTTCCAGTGTTTCGTTGACAGACTCCTCTAAATAATAGCCAGGTACACAGGCAGCATAGGCCGACAGCTGAGAGTTGCGCGAATAGCTATCCTCCCAGAAACGTCCGAAATCGCTGGCAAAGTGCACGGCATTGGCTTTTGCTGCTGAGGTGCCCTGCAGATAGCCTATGGTACGTGTGTAAACTGCGCCGGCGTTGTCCTTTTCACTCTTTAATACCAGATAAACACTGGTACCTGAGGCGAACGGCTTGGCAGCATTCTCGTTGGTGGTTGTCACCGAGCGTGTCACGGCACGATGAATGGCAGGACTGTCGTTCAACACACCCGCTGTCAGTTCTATAGGGGTTTTACCCTGATTGTCGGGAATAGACAGCGCATCGTCTGAGTTGCATGCTGCTGTGAGCATGCAACTCAGTGCGAGTGCTATATATTTTTCCGCCTTTTTAAGCATCTTGTTGTTTTATGAATCTTTTGTTTGTATAGTGCATACCAAGCATTGTTACTTTGGTATGATACAAATATTAGTTCTCCAAATCGATGGTACCAAGGTCACCAGTTACGGTTTCCCAACCAACAACGGCAGCTGTGATACGCTCAACACCTGTCTTCTTGATGGTGATGGTGTAGTTGTACTTAAAGCCTGGATACCATGCATTGATGGTGTAGTTGCCGCCGGGAACTTGAGTATATGGATTTGCGATATTATTAGAAGATACAGTTGCGGTGCAAGTGCTTAGGTCTTTCACAACATACTGGTTACCATCGGGAGTAGTGATACGCAGACCGATGGTGCCACCATCATAGGCCAGAGACTGAGGAACGATACCATAGGTGTAGTCGTTTATACGGTCGGGGTCTGTACCAGTAGCAGCTGCAAATGTACCGTATGTCATAGCTGCAGCAGGAGTTCTGGTAGTTGAGGTAGTAGATACCAGACCATTACCCATCAGCACCTTGCCGTCTGGCAGGAAGTTGAGAATCTCAACCTTGGTGATTGGTAACTCAGTATTGGTTCCGTCCTTCAGCGTTACCTTGCTAGCATCAGTAGTGGTTCTGACATTTACCGTAATCTGACTGGTCATGTGGAACAGCAGCATGTTGATGGTGCTGGCTGTAGTACCGATGGCTTGAGAAATCTGATGAGTGGTACCGCTGGCATTATCAAAACCGTCAGTTGTAGAATAAGTCAACTTATCAGATGCTGCTGCTTTGAAGGGAGCACCCCAAACATAGTCCTTATAGTCAGAGTTAGAAAGGGCACCAGACTTAATAGCGAAGTAATCACCATTTGTTGCGTCTTGGCTGATTGTAACACCTGTTTCAGAACTGTTTTCAGTATAACCAGCAGCGCGGAAGTGATAGTAGGTCAGGTTGTTCTCCCAGAACCAATCGGTTGTCTTCCAAAGACTATTGGTGTTGTCATACTGCTTAGTAGCAGCAACACCATAACCTGATTTCCAGTCATAGTTCGCTTCTGTTGCGCCAGTGATGTAGTCGGAAGCGGTCTTTGCTGCACGATAGAGGGCGAACTGATTCTTGTTGGTATCAGTGAGTTTAGTACCGCGATCGGCCAACGTAAATTCGGGATAGGTATTCTCGGCAACAGCATCCTCAGAGTTAACAGTTTCCCAGTCAATGATGGCTGCAGTGATGCGGTCGACGCTCTTCTTTGATACGCTGAGGTTGATAACATAATGCTTGCCAGCCTCGATGGTGGTGAAACTCCGATAAGATGCTGCCTTTGCATCATTCTTACCAGCACCGGTTGTATAATAATTACGAATAGCCTCTGCAATCTTCTGACCAGAAACATAGTACTTGGCATTGTCGATCTCGAACTCTACGACATTTGTTGTTGTGCTATAGAGGTTGGTACCGGGCAACACGTAGGCATAGAGCTGACGAGTGGTCTTTCCTTCGGGAGTACTGGTTTTCTCAACCATCTGAGTGATGTTGGTCTGTGTCTGATTAGACCATTCACCTTTTGCGACATCAAAGGTACCGGTGGTGTTAAATCCTACCAGTGTGATGTTCTGGGTTGCTGATGCTTGACTCTTTGTCCAAGTGAAGTCGGTGTTAGCAGAGTTATTGAATCCGTCACCTTCCTTCAGGTTGATCTCAATCCAAGACAAAGCGTGATTGAAGACCAAGTGACCCTTATCGAATTTACCTGTGGTAGAGCCTGCTTCTTTGGCAATCCAAACCAACTGTCCGTCTAGGAAATCTTTGGTTTTCCACTTACTATTTGCAGCATCATATTCGTTGCTGTAGCGTCCTCCCTTACCATTTTCACTGATATTGTTACTGTAAGTAAGGTCCTGAGCAGTCATCGTTTCTGAAGTCTGCTCAGTAGCAACAGACCAACTTACCTGTGTGTCATCAGCAGTAGAGGTGAACCAGTTAGGGTTGGTCTGCGAATCAACAGGTTTCCAGCCGGTCTTGCTCCACTCAGGAAGTTTAGCTGATGTCTGACCAGGGATAGCGAAAGCATAGATGGTCAACTGAGACTCACGACCAAAGGCGTCGTCCCAATAGCGCTCCAGACCTGACTTATAAGAAAGATTAGAAAGATCGCTGCCAGTTGCAGCAGAAGCTGTAGCAGTGGCCTCTGCGTAACGAGCCTTTGCGCTCGCGTCATTTTTGTTGATAGCCTTGATGCGCATTTCTACCTTGGTCTCAGCACTGAATCCACCACGGGTCAGGGCAGCACGTGTTACGCCATTGTCATTACCAGAAAGTGCAATAAGCTCCTTTCCATTGTTGTAATTCTCGATACCAACTCCTGTGGTCTCGTCAGAACATGATGCCAGGGTGGCACAGAGGGCAACCACAGGCAGAGTGTACTTGAAAATCTTTTTCATTTTTATATTCTATTTTTGTTATAATTCGATGGAAATATCTGATGACTTTACCTCGTCCCATGGAAGAATCTCGCAGGTATCGAGGAAGATGGTATGCTTGTGCAGGTTGGGGATATGAAGGAAATACACATAGCGGGTGTCGGGCTCCCAGGTAAAGCGGTCACCTGTGGTGCTGGTCTTGTCCAGACTGAGCACACTGTCATAGGTAAACGCGTTAGAGGCATCCACCACTCCATTGGTTAGGTGGTCGGTCTGCATCTCTACCTCTACGTGGATTTGCACATCCTTTTGGGGTATCTGCTGAAGATATAACGGACAGAGGTCGAGAGCCGTTTCGCGATTCAGGTTTTCGCGCAGGTTCTTTCCCACATATTCACCATGCTGCAGCATGGTGTACTCGCCTGTGGCAGTGGTGTTGTCCGCGAAGGTGCCATGGTCCAGTCCCTGTTGGTTTGTGGCAGTATATGACTTACTGCTAATCACAAAGTTGTTGTCAGCGTTGACAACAGATATCTTCACGCTTTTCAACGCTACACGATAGTTGGGCGATGAAGGTTGGGGGTCGTCAATGAAGATGCGGAATCCCACTTTCGTTATCAGATGATGAAAGGGCATATGCACTTCACGTACTGCATTTGCCTTTTCATTGGTGTTAATCTCCACATTCTTTATTTCGTCACGGTCTTCATAGACTGCACCGTTCTTCCGACGGCAGACCTGGGCTATTACACAGGGTTCTCCCTGTTGGTTGGTTATGTTATACACCTCGTTCAGATAGGTCTGTGACAGGAATGGACGGTCAGAAAGGTCCAGGTTGATGCCCGTGTTCAGGATGGTGGCGCCTTTGAAGTAAGGAGACACGGCACGGAACTCATAAGGATAGGCCGAAAGATCCCAGTAGCGAAGCACCTGTCCGTTTACGCCATTGTAGTTCCAGCGATAGGGGGTGGCATCGGCGGTATAGTCTACCTTGTAGCCATCCATCACCTGTTGCTCGCCAGATTGATTGAAGTTTTTCCAGGTGCCCACCTTAAAGTCGGCCTCTAACGATGTGACACCACGGGTGAAAGCTGGCTCAGACGATGAGAGAGAGGAACCAAACGCCATTGGTGTGTGGTTGTCATAGACATCCTCCTCTTGAATCGTTGAGTCAGAAGAACATGCAGTGAGATTGGCACACAGAAGTGCACCAATCCACCAGCATGCTTGGGTATAGTTATTAATAATCTTGTGCATTAGGAGTATAATCTTCGATGGTAGCACCGTCGAATACGATAGGGTATACAGTGGGGTTAGCAGGAACATCTGGTTCGTCGATGTTAGGATTGGTGGGATCTGT from the Prevotella sp. E15-22 genome contains:
- a CDS encoding fimbrillin family protein, with amino-acid sequence MHKIINNYTQACWWIGALLCANLTACSSDSTIQEEDVYDNHTPMAFGSSLSSSEPAFTRGVTSLEADFKVGTWKNFNQSGEQQVMDGYKVDYTADATPYRWNYNGVNGQVLRYWDLSAYPYEFRAVSPYFKGATILNTGINLDLSDRPFLSQTYLNEVYNITNQQGEPCVIAQVCRRKNGAVYEDRDEIKNVEINTNEKANAVREVHMPFHHLITKVGFRIFIDDPQPSSPNYRVALKSVKISVVNADNNFVISSKSYTATNQQGLDHGTFADNTTATGEYTMLQHGEYVGKNLRENLNRETALDLCPLYLQQIPQKDVQIHVEVEMQTDHLTNGVVDASNAFTYDSVLSLDKTSTTGDRFTWEPDTRYVYFLHIPNLHKHTIFLDTCEILPWDEVKSSDISIEL
- a CDS encoding fimbrillin family protein; its protein translation is MKKIFKYTLPVVALCATLASCSDETTGVGIENYNNGKELIALSGNDNGVTRAALTRGGFSAETKVEMRIKAINKNDASAKARYAEATATASAATGSDLSNLSYKSGLERYWDDAFGRESQLTIYAFAIPGQTSAKLPEWSKTGWKPVDSQTNPNWFTSTADDTQVSWSVATEQTSETMTAQDLTYSNNISENGKGGRYSNEYDAANSKWKTKDFLDGQLVWIAKEAGSTTGKFDKGHLVFNHALSWIEINLKEGDGFNNSANTDFTWTKSQASATQNITLVGFNTTGTFDVAKGEWSNQTQTNITQMVEKTSTPEGKTTRQLYAYVLPGTNLYSTTTNVVEFEIDNAKYYVSGQKIAEAIRNYYTTGAGKNDAKAASYRSFTTIEAGKHYVINLSVSKKSVDRITAAIIDWETVNSEDAVAENTYPEFTLADRGTKLTDTNKNQFALYRAAKTASDYITGATEANYDWKSGYGVAATKQYDNTNSLWKTTDWFWENNLTYYHFRAAGYTENSSETGVTISQDATNGDYFAIKSGALSNSDYKDYVWGAPFKAAASDKLTYSTTDGFDNASGTTHQISQAIGTTASTINMLLFHMTSQITVNVRTTTDASKVTLKDGTNTELPITKVEILNFLPDGKVLMGNGLVSTTSTTRTPAAAMTYGTFAAATGTDPDRINDYTYGIVPQSLAYDGGTIGLRITTPDGNQYVVKDLSTCTATVSSNNIANPYTQVPGGNYTINAWYPGFKYNYTITIKKTGVERITAAVVGWETVTGDLGTIDLEN
- a CDS encoding fimbrillin family protein gives rise to the protein MLKKAEKYIALALSCMLTAACNSDDALSIPDNQGKTPIELTAGVLNDSPAIHRAVTRSVTTTNENAAKPFASGTSVYLVLKSEKDNAGAVYTRTIGYLQGTSAAKANAVHFASDFGRFWEDSYSRNSQLSAYAACVPGYYLEESVNETLEGTPNGTKDATTWAIADSYQYDNIWDRDNGATTLTWPLRKKGVSNQNQDNFIASQDLCFSNNVAKLSETDDKRVMFSSEHKKFGSGKLVFYHALTRITFKIKKGEGFTDKDAFAFTEANENIVLKGFNTSGTFNITEGEFQTTPGTETISQLAVTEDNRSTNGTYAYVLDGLMVPGTDLSSIDADEIYFTIDYNLYHMSKSMLMTALAGKTLSDGTTPALDGNKMRPGVHYEFTMSVGKKKMDNFTAAVVDWETVEADEMEPTNARILVSLLENNNKKTGEADFDLFRASNISDTIDDAFESYEWNTGYSLTDSKAQLVEASQNSGIYAAQDASATNTAWYWPDNKTFYHFRTVMPKTDDSWKVNADSEHGDYVTLRADFGDTYKDVCWGAPFASTSGKLTYDHDVNGFDASSTSHQIFKAIGPTEGSITMVLFHMMSDVNIKLTTTEDDDKVDLTNAKMELSNIHATGKVLMGNGLVIPDNGTATVNNEKTTGNNQTPWHYGFIPQSLDDVMLTITTADNNQYIVTMKDVVATTVGNNLIANPYPQNGNGKYVINRWLPNYKYTYTFKLTKAGIAKLSATLANWEDVEAGDDNVQIR
- a CDS encoding fimbrillin family protein — its product is MRLKHYLYITTLVLLTACNNSDELTDGTPRANDAIQLSAGIVKGSHAVMTRAAGDTYQALTKGTAIALQVSGTWTGHTQEEVVKTTTAEAELSTNTSNGLSLTPVLYWDDYGMADPANATTGRTTGLTIYGAAVNGLTTVPAISDYTALVWDVNADQTTGWSEKDLLISNNVKADNTYKFDARGTGKQLEFRHALSKVTVSLKAGEGFADSKFVNDPTVTLLDWAHTNGTVNVTDGTVTLGNNTGVTMYQAATAATGYNVTKEALVMPGSAFIKGADIIRINADDNIYYVSSEKIRAVINAADHDTDDLTKAGKNYIIKVTVNKTDIQVSATVVDWTTVEAAEEHPKILVNNAYGDKGKSFDKAFDFYRSTSLNNGYSKDAEMSYATATGWTMTPQLYWPDHLTHYQFRGVWPTTAKVVDGEDATMDMQIIKVNNVAYQEGTFPSDLLIARPEIAEDAVCTNKEPGHTTTKLFEGGICATEGNINLNFRYMMAQVEVNLITASSGDNQVNLTGAKVELVNVKNTGDVTLGTREVVPTGVAGEYVLDEDANDANKRLSAIVPQDLSDMKFRITITNGTDETDVYYADVASIVDQTSNEKITAWKSGEHYVYALNLQKTKLKVSATLTDWKKVNASENVWF